The Nodosilinea sp. PGN35 genomic sequence TTGCAGCGAGGGTGGAATGCCCTGATTCAGTTGAAAGGATTGGAGCTACCAGACTTACCAGAGAGCGTCACCCAGACAGTTAGCGATCAGCCATCAGCCACCTTACTAATTGACGCCGCAGTCCAGCACTGTGGTGAGCGGGAATCAGTGTTTCGCAGGACGACGCTGGAGCGATTTGTGTTTGAACATGAGCTGGGGATGCAGGGGTTTGAGGCGATTGAGGGAGCGATCGCCCACAGCCCGGAACTCATCCGAGTCGCCGATGGCAAATTCACGACCCAAACCGCACTCAATCTGGAACTCAACACGATCCGCTTAATGCAGCAGGGACGGGGGCAGGTGGGTGCGATCGTCCCCAGTAGTACCCAGTTGGGTAGTCTAATGAGCCGCTCTCTGAATCCAGAACAGCAAAATGCCGTGGAGATAGCAGCGACCACGCCGGACACTGTGATGGCGTGGCAGGGGGTAGCTGGGGCAGGTAAGACCTATGCCTTAAGTGTGTTGAAGGACTTGGCTCAGGGGCAGGGCTACATGATTCGAGGCTTAGCCCCTAGTGCTGAAGCCGCCCATGTCTTGGGAGAGTCTTTGGCGATTGAGACCACAACCGTAGCCGGACTCTTGGTGTCCCAGCTGTTGGATGAACCACCCCAACCCACGCTGTGGATCGTCGATGAGGCGGGGCTGCTAAGCATGAAGGATGCTCATGCCTTGTTGCGGCGGGCGGCACTGGAGCAAGCTAGGGTGTTGTTGATTGGCGATACCCGCCAGCTTTCGGCAGTAGAAGCAGGCAATCCCTTCAAGAGTTTGCAGGCGGGGGGGATGGCGACGGCGTATCTGGAGACCCATCGGCGGCAGGAGAACGGGGTACTGCGATCAGCGGTAGAGTTGGTAGCCCAGGGGCAGGTCAGTGAAGGCATTGAGCTATTGGCCCAGGCCGGGTGTGTGAAGGAAGGATCTCAAGCTCAAGATCGGATTCAGCAGGTTGCCGCTGATTATTTGGCGCTAGCGGCAGGGGAGCGGGAGAGCACGCTAGTGCTGGCGGGAACGAATATTGAGCGATTGGCTCTGACTCAGGCGATGCGAGCGGGGTTACAGAATGAAGGGGCTTTGGGCACAGATGGCTTTGAGTTGCAGAGCTTGCACCGCAAGGATTTGACCACAGCTCAGGCCAGTTATCTCAAGGCTTATGCGCCAGGGGATGTGCTGGTGCCGATTCAGGATTATCGGAAGCAGGGGTTGATCAGAGGCGAGCAGTACCGAGTGATTGCGGTGAATGTCGAGGCCCAGCAGGTGGTGCTGGAGACGCCGAGTGGATCAGTACTGTCGGTCGATCCGGCAGCGTGCCCTCGTAAGACGGTGTACACGACGCAATCGATTCCGGTGGCGGTGGGCGATCGCCTCAAATGGACACGCAACAACCCCAAAGCCGGAATTCGCAACGGACAGGGGTTCGTGGTGGAAGAGCTTGAGCCCGATGGGACAGCGATGATTCGAGATGGGACGGGAAAACCCTCCACCATCAACCTCAGCGGCAATCAGTATGTGGACTACGCCTGGGTGAGCACGACCTACAGCAGCCAGGGCAAGACGGCAGAGCGGGTGCTGGCGCTGCTAGGCGAAATGACGAATCGAGAAGCCTTTTATGTGGCGATATCTAGAGCTAAGCGAGCGGTGACCTTGTACACCACCAGCCAGGCCGACTTGGTGCGACTGGCCCAGGTGTCGCGGGCCAAGGAGAACGTGAGTGACTACATGCCCTTAACT encodes the following:
- the mobF gene encoding MobF family relaxase gives rise to the protein MLSTSNLSAAQAETYYTHEDYYSSEKAAHPTKWVGKGAATLGLAGVVNQQEFSQMLAGQAPDGRSLTGKVVDPEKRRAATDFTFSAPKSVSVAALVQQDARVVEAHHQAVAQALSVLEERYAQTRISTEAGRTKVTTGNIAAAVFTHSTSREAEPQLHSHCVVMNATQLDDGRWFSLTNEGAIANQKLLGQIYQNELAIALKQQGYQIEPKTHGQFELAGYSPELLKAFSTRRQQILKLIEEWEATGSENNRAMRETATLVSRKRKPKEVDEGLLQRGWNALIQLKGLELPDLPESVTQTVSDQPSATLLIDAAVQHCGERESVFRRTTLERFVFEHELGMQGFEAIEGAIAHSPELIRVADGKFTTQTALNLELNTIRLMQQGRGQVGAIVPSSTQLGSLMSRSLNPEQQNAVEIAATTPDTVMAWQGVAGAGKTYALSVLKDLAQGQGYMIRGLAPSAEAAHVLGESLAIETTTVAGLLVSQLLDEPPQPTLWIVDEAGLLSMKDAHALLRRAALEQARVLLIGDTRQLSAVEAGNPFKSLQAGGMATAYLETHRRQENGVLRSAVELVAQGQVSEGIELLAQAGCVKEGSQAQDRIQQVAADYLALAAGERESTLVLAGTNIERLALTQAMRAGLQNEGALGTDGFELQSLHRKDLTTAQASYLKAYAPGDVLVPIQDYRKQGLIRGEQYRVIAVNVEAQQVVLETPSGSVLSVDPAACPRKTVYTTQSIPVAVGDRLKWTRNNPKAGIRNGQGFVVEELEPDGTAMIRDGTGKPSTINLSGNQYVDYAWVSTTYSSQGKTAERVLALLGEMTNREAFYVAISRAKRAVTLYTTSQADLVRLAQVSRAKENVSDYMPLTQQVMTYGQHEQRQQERQSELIPGFDPRAVGERIGNRVAEQLRAATGRDLRQHAAGAAPRRPNSDLGGRFSDVAAALEPELGALGRAIAAYRQRRDLLRCTGDLAGAVAAVNCGLEQLERSAQDRVGLAAAVDRVVGAMGRAVGREPQKLDAPEPPKVNSREQFLARWERYSAGLPSASLELRVAQRALRDGYSPKEVTLMLVAGSETVRLIHDKQGKKEAMNYAAHVVRMAGQQQMPSSKRKGWAMEIGD